The Sebastes fasciatus isolate fSebFas1 chromosome 4, fSebFas1.pri, whole genome shotgun sequence genome window below encodes:
- the bbs10 gene encoding BBSome complex assembly protein BBS10, with protein MGVGMLQVEHLNLDRHVLQTVFALESVVLRSFGPEGGQVLFTRDTGQAMLSRSGTRILTALRLEHPLARMVVECVLKHSTATGDGSKTFILLLASLLRMIHTTACKEPNVSHTYNSREAAEAATARRLADEMLAFVSEELDDLIVIGVVPYGCCLSWEDFSAKTQSPAHTNNVQKLLASFFHTRLGQTHCDFISNLTCELLTHWKFKDLLPSSSLQFVNDNFAALHTPVSGFPISCSRLIEGQVIHRDFATPYRQTDRQPVKAVVFTGYLQPKLLSAGEVLELGCGEQGMEENSRKERSIVQFSAWAERSLECVIAHLQSLGVSVLLSAVKQSAAVLALAAQAEVCIVECVSEDELSLFAQLSGATPVYNCWVIEPEHVATLTFCRPILLGAHRYVHVAFHDSEERVTIKPCSLVICGPGEGQTDQYACAFQDAIRMLLSTWEPMSMTATTASKKSPFLHTDSQIPNAPPLQQGVLEPGCVIPAGGTFEFLLNYALVQHHSSRSVSGVPAVSQLLAKALLSVPRQIYSHSPRRFLQTQTRLLSFIRNHSHPFSLVYKQVECPREESKLTKHCCRGADVSSEVFMSDSGLESVSCKYQLLLAVLQCVSSLLRVDTVLHTHTAVHTQSRRLANISWEGTEDEAED; from the exons ATG GGTGTGGGGATGCTGCAGGTGGAGCATCTTAACCTGGATCGACATGTTCTGCAGACTGTGTTTGCGTTGGAGTCCGTCGTTCTCCGGAGTTTTGGCCCTGAAGGAGGACAGGTGCTGTTCACCCGAGACACGGGACAGGCAATGTTGAGCCGCAGTGGGACTCGCATTCTCACTGCGCTACGACTGGAGCATCCACTggccag gATGGTGGTGGAGTGTGTCTTGAAACACAGCACTGCAACAGGCGATGGATCCAAGACCTTTATTCTTCTGCTGGCGTCCTTACTACGGATGATTCATACAACAGCCTGCAAGGAGCCTAATGTGTCTCACACCTATAACTCCAGGGAAGCGGCAGAGGCAGCCACTGCCAGACGCTTGGCTGACGAAATGCTGGCATTTGTGTCGGAGGAGCTGGATGATCTCATTGTCATTGGAGTGGTCCCGTATGGATGCTGTCTTTCGTGGGAGGATTTCTCTGCAAAAACACAATCgccagcacacacaaacaatgttCAAAAGCTGCTGGCATCATTCTTTCATACACGTCTGGGTCAAACCCACTGTGACTTCATTAGCAACCTCACCTGTGAACTGCTCACTCACTGGAAGTTTAAAGATCTCCTACCTTCCTCATCACTTCAGTTTGTAAACGACAACTTTGCTGCCTTGCATACACCTGTATCAGGCTTCCCTATTAGTTGTTCACGTTTAATTGAGGGGCAGGTCATTCACAGGGACTTTGCTACGCCCTACCGTCAGACTGACCGCCAGCCAGTTaaagctgttgttttcactgggTACCTGCAGCCAAAATTGCTCAGCGCAGGAGAAGTGCTAGAGCTTGGATGTGGAGAGCAAGGGATGGAGGAGAATTCAAGGAAGGAGAGAAGTATTGTGCAGTTTAGCGCCTGGGCAGAAAGGTCACTAGAGTGTGTCATTGCACACCTGCAGAGTTTGGGCGTCTCTGTGCTCCTGTCTGCTGTGAAACAGTCCGCTGCTGTCCTGGCTTTAGCTGCTCAGGCAGAGGTGTGCATCGTGGAGTGTGTCAGTGAAGATGAGCTGTCTCTCTTTGCCCAGCTAAGTGGGGCCACACCTGTCTACAACTGCTGGGTGATTGAACCAGAGCACGTTGCTACACTGACCTTTTGCAGACCAATACTGCTGGGAGCCCACAG GTATGTCCATGTGGCTTTCCATGATTCAGAGGAAAGGGTCACGATCAAACCCTGTAGTCTGGTCATTTGTGGCCCAGGAGAAGGGCAAACTGACCAGTATGCATGTGCGTTTCAAGATGCCATCCGCATGCTACTTTCAACTTGGGAGCCCATGAGTATGACTGCAACAACAGCATCAAAGAAAAGCCCATTTTTACACACGGACAGTCAGATCCCCAATGCGCCTCCCCTCCAGCAGGGTGTGTTGGAGCCAGGCTGTGTTATACCTGCTGGTGGGACATTTGAGTTTCTCTTAAACTATGCCCTCGTACAACATCACAGCAGTCGCTCAGTCTCTGGTGTCCCTGCTGTGTCCCAGCTCTTGGCAAAAGCTCTACTGAGCGTGCCCCGACAGATTTACTCCCACAGTCCGCGACGTTTCCTGCAGACTCAAACCAGACTCCTGAGTTTTATTCGAAATCATTCCCACCCTTTCAGCCTGGTATACAAACAAGTTGAATGCCCTCGAGAGGAGAGTAAACTAACCAAGCATTGTTGCAGAGGAGCTGACGTGTCATCCGAAGTTTTTATGTCGGACTCGGGCCTTGAATCTGTCTCCTGTAAATACCAGCTACTTTTGGCCGTGCTGCAGTGCGTCTCAAGTCTTCTCCGCGTGGACACCGTGCTGCACACGCACACTGCCGTACACACTCAGTCACGCAGACTTGCGAACATTTCCTGGGAGGGCACAGAGGACGAGGCTGAAGACTGA
- the syt1b gene encoding synaptotagmin-1b, whose amino-acid sequence MTGNRRAASPGTPATPTHLPNATTTPRQKQSGDHNKFMSELHSVHMPSWAAAALCIVSLCVVLSCALCVWKKCLKKKDKDKEKDKKKGKEKSNGGIDTEMDGGYSEPLKEEVNKETELSDNEPKEEEKLGRLHFTLDYNFTDNTLIVGILQAAELPAMDVGGSSDPYVKLYLLPDKKKKFETKVHRKTLEPNFNETFTFKVLYTELGGKTLVMTVYDFDRFSKHDAIGAVKILMSSIDFSQSLQEWRDLQKAEKEESERLGDVCLSLRYVPTAGKLTLVILEAKNLKKMDVGGLSDPYVKIHLMQNGKRLKKKKTTIKKNTLNPYYNESFSFEVTGEQIEKVQVAVTVLDYDKIGKNDAIGKLLLGNNSTGTEQRHWEDMLANPRRPIAQWHSLKPEDEINPLISKKK is encoded by the exons ATGACTGGGAACCGTCGAGCTGCCTCACCGGGCACCCCCGCTACCCCAACCCACCTGCCAAATGCAACAACCACCCCACGCCAAAAACAATCTGGAGACCACAACAAGTTCATGAGTGAGCTGCACAGCGTCCACA TGCCATCATGGGCTGCTGCTGCCCTTTGCATCGTGAGTTTGTGCGTGGTGCTGTCgtgtgctctgtgtgtgtggaagaaGTGCTTGAAAAAGAAGGACAAGGACAAAGAAAAGGACAAGAAAAAGGGGAAAGAGAAGAGCAACGGAGGCATTGACACTGAAATGGATGGAGGTTACAGCGAG ccgcTGAAAGAGGAAGTTAACAAAGAAACAGAGCTGTCAGATAATGAGCccaaggaggaggagaagctggGCCGGCTGCATTTCACATTAGACTACAACTTCACAGATAATACG CTGATAGTCGGCATCTTGCAGGCTGCTGAACTTCCTGCAATGGATGTTGGCGGTAGCTCTGACCCTTACGTTAAACTCTATCTGCTCccggacaaaaagaaaaagtttgaaACTAAAGTTCACAGGAAGACCCTTGAACCCAATTTCAATGAGACTTTCACATTTAag GTACTGTACACCGAGCTGGGCGGGAAGACACTGGTGATGACTGTGTATGACTTCGACCGTTTCTCAAAACACGACGCCATTGGAGCTGTGAAGATACTGATGAGCAGCATTGACTTCAGTCAGTCTCTGCAGGAGTGGAGGGATCTGCAGAaggcagagaaagaggag AGTGAGCGGCTTGGAGACGTATGCTTGTCCTTGAGGTATGTGCCTACTGCAGGGAAGCTGACATTGGTGATTTTGGAGGCCAAAAACCTGAAGAAAATGGATGTGGGTGGATTATCAG ACCCTTATGTGAAGATCCACTTAATGCAGAATGGGAAGAGactcaagaaaaagaaaacaacgaTAAAGAAGAACACTTTAAACCCTTACTACAACGAGTCTTTCAGCTTTGAAGTGACTGGTGAACAGATAGAG AAGGTGCAGGTAGCAGTGACTGTGTTGGACTATGATAAGATTGGGAAGAATGATGCCATCGGGAAGTTGCTGCTGGGCAATAACAGCACTGGGACTGAGCAACGCCACTGGGAAGACATGCTGGCAAACCCCCGAAGGCCAATAGCCCAGTGGCATAGTCTCAAACCAGAGGATGAAATCAACCCGCTAATTTCAAAGAAGAAATGA
- the cd9a gene encoding CD9 molecule a isoform X1 — MAALSGGEMCIKYLMFAFNLVFWLAGTAVFAIGLWLRLDPKTKGLFEGADSPYVFYTGVYILIGAGALMMVVGFLGCCGAIQESPCMLGLFFFFLLIIFAIEVAAGIWVFSNQSKVVNDITAFYMQTYNNFKTLGDERLKETLRVIQTGLNCCGPTGTVIDTAKDTCPRGEPLEVLITKSCPDAIDEVFDSKLHIIGGVGITIGVVMVFGMIFSMLLCCAIRKSREVV; from the exons ATGGCTGCGCTGTCGGGAGGAGAGATGTGCATCAAATACCTGATGTTTGCCTTCAACCTGGTGTTCTGG cTCGCAGGCACTGCAGTCTTTGCTATCGGCCTGTGGCTACGATTAGACCCAAAGACAAAAGGCCTGTTTGAAGGAGCAGACTCTCCATATGTGTTTTACACAG GTGTATATATCCTGATAGGAGCTGGAGCACTGATGATGGTGGTGGGTTTTCTGGGATGTTGTGGGGCCATCCAGGAGTCTCCTTGTATGCTGGGACTG tttttcttcttcctgcttATAATATTTGCCATTGAGGTTGCGGCTGGAATCTGGGTATTTTCCAACCAAAGCAAG GTGGTGAATGACATCACAGCGTTCTACATGCAGACCTACAACAACTTCAAGACGTTAGGAGACGAGCGCCTCAAAGAGACTCTGAGGGTGATTCAAACCGGG ctgAACTGTTGCGGGCCAACTGGTACTGTAATTGATACAGCCAAAGACACGTGTCCCCGGGGAGAGCCACTTGAGGTGCTCATTACTAAG AGCTGCCCCGACGCCATTGATGAGGTGTTTGACTCCAAGCTTCACATCATAGGAGGAGTGGGCATCACCATCGGTGTAGTTATG GTGTTTGGCATGATCTTTAGCATGCTCCTGTGCTGCGCCATCAGGAAGTCTCGGGAGGTGGTGTGA
- the cd9a gene encoding CD9 molecule a isoform X2: MAILGGIKCVKYLMFIFNGVFWLAGTAVFAIGLWLRLDPKTKGLFEGADSPYVFYTGVYILIGAGALMMVVGFLGCCGAIQESPCMLGLFFFFLLIIFAIEVAAGIWVFSNQSKVVNDITAFYMQTYNNFKTLGDERLKETLRVIQTGLNCCGPTGTVIDTAKDTCPRGEPLEVLITKSCPDAIDEVFDSKLHIIGGVGITIGVVMVFGMIFSMLLCCAIRKSREVV, translated from the exons ATGGCTATCCTTGGGGGAATCAAGTGTGTGAAATATCTCATGTTTATCTTCAACGGTGTCTTCTGG cTCGCAGGCACTGCAGTCTTTGCTATCGGCCTGTGGCTACGATTAGACCCAAAGACAAAAGGCCTGTTTGAAGGAGCAGACTCTCCATATGTGTTTTACACAG GTGTATATATCCTGATAGGAGCTGGAGCACTGATGATGGTGGTGGGTTTTCTGGGATGTTGTGGGGCCATCCAGGAGTCTCCTTGTATGCTGGGACTG tttttcttcttcctgcttATAATATTTGCCATTGAGGTTGCGGCTGGAATCTGGGTATTTTCCAACCAAAGCAAG GTGGTGAATGACATCACAGCGTTCTACATGCAGACCTACAACAACTTCAAGACGTTAGGAGACGAGCGCCTCAAAGAGACTCTGAGGGTGATTCAAACCGGG ctgAACTGTTGCGGGCCAACTGGTACTGTAATTGATACAGCCAAAGACACGTGTCCCCGGGGAGAGCCACTTGAGGTGCTCATTACTAAG AGCTGCCCCGACGCCATTGATGAGGTGTTTGACTCCAAGCTTCACATCATAGGAGGAGTGGGCATCACCATCGGTGTAGTTATG GTGTTTGGCATGATCTTTAGCATGCTCCTGTGCTGCGCCATCAGGAAGTCTCGGGAGGTGGTGTGA